A single Oncorhynchus tshawytscha isolate Ot180627B linkage group LG01, Otsh_v2.0, whole genome shotgun sequence DNA region contains:
- the LOC112249488 gene encoding regulator of G-protein signaling 5 isoform X2, producing the protein MFRGFLRSEFSEENIEFWVACENFKKTKSPMKMTVKARKIYEDFIQTEGPREVNIDHYTKDVTLRNLVDLSSTTFDLAQKRIYALMEKDSFGRFLRSEKYQELVN; encoded by the exons ATGTTCCGTGGCTTCCTGCGCTCTGAGTTCAGTGAGGAGAACATTGAGTTCTGGGTGGCCTGTGAGAACTTCAAAAAGACCAAGTCTCCCATGAAGATGACTGTGAAAGCCAGAAAGATCTATGAGGACTTCATCCAGACCGAGGGACCCAGAGAG GTGAACATTGATCATTACACCAAGGATGTGACCCTGAGGAACCTTGTTGACCTTTCCTCCACAACCTTTGACCTGGCCCAGAAGAGAATTTATGCTCTGATGGAGAAGGACTCCTTCGGCCGCTTCCTGAGATCCGAGAAGTACCAGGAGCTGGTTAATTAA
- the LOC112249488 gene encoding regulator of G-protein signaling 5 isoform X1 codes for MCRGLAALPQSCLERAKEIKSKLGVLLQKPENGIDLIIPYPEKPEKKPEKLQKPVPEEAAQWRESLDHVLTNSYGLAMFRGFLRSEFSEENIEFWVACENFKKTKSPMKMTVKARKIYEDFIQTEGPREVNIDHYTKDVTLRNLVDLSSTTFDLAQKRIYALMEKDSFGRFLRSEKYQELVN; via the exons GGCTAAAGAGATCAAGTCTAAGTTGGGGGTTCTCCTCCAGAAGCCTGAGAATGGCATTGACCTGATTATCCCCTACCCCGAGAAACCAGAGAAGAAGCCAGAGAAGCTTCAGAA GCCCGTTCCTGAAGAGGCTGCTCAGTGGCGTGAGTCCCTGGACCATGTGCTGACCAACAGCT atGGCCTGGCCATGTTCCGTGGCTTCCTGCGCTCTGAGTTCAGTGAGGAGAACATTGAGTTCTGGGTGGCCTGTGAGAACTTCAAAAAGACCAAGTCTCCCATGAAGATGACTGTGAAAGCCAGAAAGATCTATGAGGACTTCATCCAGACCGAGGGACCCAGAGAG GTGAACATTGATCATTACACCAAGGATGTGACCCTGAGGAACCTTGTTGACCTTTCCTCCACAACCTTTGACCTGGCCCAGAAGAGAATTTATGCTCTGATGGAGAAGGACTCCTTCGGCCGCTTCCTGAGATCCGAGAAGTACCAGGAGCTGGTTAATTAA